Proteins from a single region of Acinetobacter lwoffii:
- a CDS encoding copper resistance system multicopper oxidase yields the protein MSHKISSYLLAGICFASSPLVFAEVREYQLVIDEAVVSPTGKPVKRITVNGQFPAPLLEFEEGDEAIIRVKNNLKNQDSSIHWHGLLLPGIMDGVPGFNGFNGIKPQSEYVYKFKIRQSGTYWYHAHSKGQEQDGLYGSFVIYPKGKTPLAAHEKAERDYVVMLSDFHEKTSDQIQKDLKISAEYYQDQRETLGDVWKQVKRDGIKATWSDRKMWNQMRMLKTDMSDVTGYTFLINGKTPEQNWTGMFKPNEKIRLRFVNASAMSFYDVRIPNLKMTVVSADGQPVKPISVDEFRIGTAETYDVIVEPKGGHYQIEAESIDRSGYAIGTLHNELNPVTHGIHMPQPRPRSLLTMEDMGHGGGDHSGMDHSKMNHGDMKGTDHSQHSAVKPTMEDMGHGGGDHSKMNHGDMKGTDHSQHSAVKPQKNDQVVYGWANASTPAGNKALQYSDLKSLEPQKDTREASSELVVRLGGTMERYIWTINGKKFSDAEPLKVKYGERIRIKFINDSMMAHPMHLHGMFMQLENGQESVDMPNKHTLIVPPGKTVTALLTADELGEWAIHCHLLYHMSAGMMNKLIVANVSDEQVSTMPIQGTNSTQTQQVTEQKGAEHAHH from the coding sequence ATGTCTCATAAAATTAGTTCGTACCTATTAGCAGGTATTTGTTTTGCATCGTCGCCTTTGGTTTTTGCCGAAGTGCGTGAATATCAGCTTGTTATTGATGAAGCAGTGGTCAGCCCAACTGGAAAGCCTGTAAAGCGCATTACCGTAAATGGTCAATTTCCTGCGCCTTTGCTTGAGTTTGAAGAGGGTGATGAAGCCATCATTCGCGTGAAAAATAATTTAAAAAACCAAGATTCTTCTATTCATTGGCACGGACTGTTGTTGCCGGGCATTATGGATGGTGTACCAGGATTTAATGGTTTTAACGGTATTAAGCCTCAAAGCGAGTATGTTTATAAATTCAAGATTCGCCAAAGCGGGACTTATTGGTATCATGCTCATTCTAAAGGACAGGAACAAGACGGCTTATATGGTTCTTTTGTGATTTATCCAAAAGGTAAAACACCATTGGCAGCACATGAAAAAGCTGAACGTGACTATGTGGTGATGTTGTCAGATTTTCATGAAAAAACCAGTGATCAAATTCAGAAAGATCTTAAAATTTCAGCTGAATATTATCAAGATCAGCGTGAAACCTTGGGTGATGTTTGGAAGCAGGTTAAACGTGATGGCATAAAAGCGACATGGTCTGACCGCAAAATGTGGAATCAGATGCGTATGCTAAAAACCGACATGTCGGATGTTACAGGTTATACCTTCCTCATTAATGGCAAAACACCTGAACAAAATTGGACAGGAATGTTTAAACCGAATGAAAAAATTCGCCTACGTTTTGTGAATGCATCTGCGATGTCTTTCTACGATGTCCGTATTCCTAACTTGAAAATGACTGTGGTTAGTGCTGATGGTCAGCCTGTGAAACCCATTTCTGTAGATGAATTCCGTATTGGTACGGCTGAAACTTATGATGTGATTGTGGAGCCAAAAGGTGGACATTATCAAATTGAAGCTGAGTCAATTGACCGTTCAGGTTATGCGATTGGTACGCTACACAATGAACTAAATCCTGTGACACACGGCATTCATATGCCTCAGCCACGTCCACGCTCGCTTTTGACTATGGAAGATATGGGACATGGTGGTGGTGATCATTCAGGAATGGATCATTCGAAAATGAACCATGGCGATATGAAAGGCACGGATCATTCACAGCATAGCGCAGTAAAACCGACTATGGAAGATATGGGACATGGTGGTGGTGATCATTCGAAAATGAACCATGGCGATATGAAAGGCACGGATCATTCACAGCATAGCGCAGTAAAACCGCAAAAAAATGATCAAGTGGTTTATGGTTGGGCAAATGCCTCTACACCTGCAGGTAATAAAGCCTTGCAATATAGCGATTTAAAATCATTAGAGCCGCAAAAAGATACTCGTGAAGCCAGCAGTGAATTGGTCGTGCGTTTGGGCGGTACTATGGAACGTTATATTTGGACCATTAACGGTAAAAAATTTAGTGATGCTGAGCCGTTAAAAGTGAAATATGGCGAGCGTATCCGTATCAAATTTATTAATGACAGTATGATGGCGCACCCGATGCATTTACATGGCATGTTTATGCAGTTGGAGAATGGTCAAGAGTCGGTAGATATGCCGAATAAACACACATTGATTGTACCACCGGGTAAAACAGTGACTGCTTTATTAACTGCGGATGAGTTGGGCGAATGGGCAATCCATTGTCATTTGTTGTATCACATGAGTGCGGGGATGATGAACAAGTTAATCGTGGCGAATGTTAGCGATGAACAAGTATCTACAATGCCAATTCAAGGTACAAATTCGACTCAAACTCAACAAGTAACTGAGCAAAAAGGAGCTGAACATGCACATCACTAA
- a CDS encoding copper resistance protein B: protein MHITNFVLKAIFSVAVLSLTTLSVAHEGHHSTTQNNGKNMPSMNHQAMSEMNHSQHSAQEHAQHMQMMGKMNHGQMNHAQHQATSTVNHLHHVPDANTQQSSHYDHRSEHGAQIYAITTVDNKWFVNEDGTGGLKSEFETRIGTDENKVFIKVHADKEESHDAHYDAKLLYSRMISDFWDAQIGARYRSEKVELDDHRKDTEENVDAVIGLHGMAPYFFETDAYLYAGEDSYAGFSLETERDFLITQKLIIQTYLELDAIFSDDSKYAKKTGLSRATAGLETRYEISKKIMPYIDIAYEYSKGNDETSWQIESNSEKGWLYGAGVRFRF, encoded by the coding sequence ATGCACATCACTAATTTTGTATTGAAAGCGATTTTTTCTGTTGCGGTATTGAGTTTAACGACCTTAAGTGTGGCGCACGAAGGGCATCATTCAACTACTCAGAATAATGGGAAAAATATGCCATCAATGAATCATCAAGCCATGTCTGAGATGAATCATTCACAACATTCTGCACAAGAGCATGCACAACACATGCAGATGATGGGGAAAATGAACCATGGTCAGATGAATCATGCACAACATCAGGCAACATCTACGGTTAATCATTTACATCATGTACCAGATGCGAATACTCAGCAGAGTTCGCATTATGATCATCGCTCAGAACACGGTGCGCAAATTTATGCGATTACGACGGTGGATAATAAGTGGTTTGTCAATGAAGATGGCACAGGCGGTTTAAAGTCAGAGTTTGAAACCCGTATTGGCACAGATGAAAATAAGGTTTTTATTAAAGTTCATGCCGATAAAGAAGAATCGCATGATGCACATTATGATGCCAAACTTTTATATAGCCGTATGATTTCAGACTTTTGGGATGCACAGATTGGTGCACGTTATCGCAGTGAAAAAGTTGAACTCGATGATCATCGCAAAGACACCGAAGAAAATGTTGATGCAGTGATTGGCTTACATGGTATGGCACCATATTTCTTTGAAACTGATGCTTATCTCTATGCAGGAGAAGACAGTTATGCGGGCTTTAGCCTAGAAACGGAACGTGATTTTCTGATTACGCAAAAGTTGATTATTCAAACTTATTTAGAGTTGGATGCGATCTTTAGTGATGACTCTAAATATGCGAAAAAAACTGGTTTAAGCAGAGCAACCGCAGGGCTTGAAACTCGCTATGAAATCAGTAAAAAGATCATGCCGTATATCGACATTGCCTATGAGTATTCAAAAGGTAATGATGAAACGTCGTGGCAAATAGAATCAAACTCTGAGAAAGGTTGGTTATATGGAGCTGGTGTTAGATTTAGATTTTAA